The DNA region TACCAATACGCTGATTGCTTCCGAACCCCTATTTGCGGCAAAGTGGGAACGATGTCCTGAAAATAGTATCCTCAGCGTTGGAGAAGATTTTGAGACTCGCATCAACCCCATCTTGTAGAGATACCCTTTCTCGCGACTTCCAGCAGTGTCGTCTGGGTACTCTCGCCTTATACGAAGGCGTAGACAGTACCACCTTTAAACAGCAAATTCATCCTGAATTTAGTCCCATTGGGTGGCATCTCGGTCATATTGGCTTTACCGAGAGTTATTGGATTTTAGAACGTTGTGCCGGAGAATCACCCCTGCATCCAGAATATCGCCAACTGTTTGCTGTTGATGGCTTGCCCAAAGCCCAACGGGGTAAAATTCCTGAATTGGCTGAAGTTTGCGACTATCTCCAGACCATTCGCCAGCGGGTTCTAAAATACCTAGAAACTGCCCCCCTAGATACCCAAGAACGCCTTTGGCAATTTATCCTTCAGCATGAAGTGCAACATAGCGAAACCGTTGCCTTTGTGCTGCAAATGATTCGCCTATCTTCTCGCCCTGCGGTTCCGCCCCTGAAGCCTACCCGAACCGAAGCCACAGCCACGGAAATGGTCAAAATTCCGGCTGGAGGGTTTGAAATGGGCGCTCAAACCAGTTTTGCCTTGGATAACGAACGCCCATCCCATTGGGTGGAGTTAGACACTTACTGGATAGACCGCTATCCTGTCACCTGCGGTCAATACCAGGATTTTATGGCAAAAGGAGGTTATCAAACTCGCCAGTGGTGGTCGGATGCTGGCTGGCAATGGTTGCAAGACCATCCTGTTAATCAACCCCTCTACTGGCATCCCAATTTACCCCAAGATCGTCCGGCGTGCGGTATCAGCTATTACGAAGCGGAAGCCTATGCCAATTTTGTCGGAAAACGCTTACCCACAGAAGCCGAATGGGAAAAAGCTGCCCGTTGGGATAACCAAGTTCAGCACAGCCGCACCTATCCTTGGGGAGAAGAATTTCCCACAAACCGCCATTGCAACCACAACCATGCAGTGGGACAAACAACGCCCGTTAATGCTTATTCTGGCGGAGAAAGTGCCTATGGAGTTTGCGATTTGTTAGGCAATGTTTGGGAATGGACTGCAACTTGGTTTGACGGTTACGAGGGATTTCAAAGCTTTCCTTATTTGGGTTATTCTCAAGTTTATTTCGATCGACAACATCGGGTACTCAAAGGGGGAAGTTGGGCAACTCGCCCTTGGGGGATGCGTTCGAGTTTCCGCAACTGGTATCATCCGGGAGTACGGCAAATTCTAGCCGGGTTTCGGTGCGTTCGAGATTCGCTAAGTTAATTTTTTGTATCTGATATCCTAGCAAAGGTATAAGATTTCGAGCCTAAAATAGCCGTGTATTTTGGGCTACCTTGTTGTATCTCTCATGGGTTTATTATTGTGAGAAGGATCGATTCAAATTTCGCAACTCATCAGTCCTTGCAAAATCGCCTAACTCTTGAGCAATTTCTGAACACTCAAGCGATTTCTCATGCAGAAGGGCTAGAAGTTATTCAGGGGCTAACCCAGAACCCCAAAACCTTGCCCCCTAAGTATTTTTATGACTCTAAAGGGTCGCATTTGTTCGAGCAAATTTGTCAGCTTCCAGAGTATTACCCCACGCGAACCGAAACGGCTATTTTAAAGCAATATGCTTCGGAAATTGCCCAACTGACTGGACCTTGTGAGTTAGTAGAATTAGGAAGCGGAAGTTCCACCAAAACCCGCATTCTCTTGGATGCTTACCAAAAATTAGAGTTTCCTTTGCGCTACATTCCCATTGATGTGAGTGCGGGAATGCTGGAAGATACAGCCCAGAAATTACTGACTGAATATCCTTCTTTACAGGTTCATGCGCTGGCGAGTACCTATGAGGTAGCGCTGACTAAATTACCGCCGACTAAAATGCCAACTCGAATGCTTTGTTTTATTGGCAGTACGCTAGGAAACTTGGATCTTGATGAGTGCGATCGCTTTTTTTCTCAAGTGACTGATACGCTAACAGAAGGCGAGTATTTTTTATTAGGAGTTGACCTGCAAAAGCCCAAAGAAATCTTAGAAGCAGCCTATAACGATGCCCAAGGAATCACGGCTGAGTTCAACTTAAATCTGCTCAATCATCTCAATCGTCGATTTCAAGCAAATTTCGATCTAAGCTTGTTTGAACATTGGGCATTTTATAATGAAGATGCTCGCCAAATTGAAATGCATCTTCGCAGCTTGAAAGACCAAGTAATTCATCTCCGCGAGTTGCAAATTGAAGCAACCTTTGCCGCAGGAGAAACCTTAAGAACTGAAATCTCTCGGAAATTTGAACTGCAACAAATGCAAGCTTATTTACAAGCTAAGGGATTAAAAACCCTGAAATACTGGACTGATTCGCGTCAGTGGTTTGGCTTGATTTTAGCCCAGCTTCAGCTTGTCGAAAAAAATTAACCCCATGACTCAGGAGGGTTGATTCAAACTTGAGTGAGGAGAAAACAGGGATGAACCCTCCCTGAGTTGGAACAAACGGAAAACTGGGATAAGCTAGGATAGGTAATACTGGGAACGGAGATGCGGTATTATGGGAACCCAGCTTGTTACAGGCGAAAGATTTGACCTTTCCCAAGCTGCACCGGATGTTAAACAAGTCGCTGTTGGTCTAGGTTGGCAAGTTACCCAGGTTGGCGGACAAGCATACGATATTGATGCTTCAGTGTTTATGATTGGCGCGGATGGGAAAATTCCAGACGAGCGCTATTTTGTCTTTTATAATAATTTGGTGTCCCAGGATGGTTCAGTTCGTCATTTAGCCAATCGCCAATCTCGGACTTCAGACCAACAAACGATTACAGTTGATTTGACTCAAGTTAATCCGGCGATAGAAGAAATTATCATTGTTGTCACCATTCACGACGCGAAGGAAAAACGACAAAACTTTAGTCAAGTTAGAGACGCCTACATTCGGCTTTACAATCCCAGTAATGAGGTAGAGATTGCCCGTTATAATCTAACCGACCAATTTGATAAAGAACGGGCGCTAGAGTTTGGGAAATTCTATAAGCGCAATGGTAAATGGCGGTTCCAAGCCGTGGGACAAGGCTATAATATGGGGCTGCAAAGCTTTGTGGATAAGTATTATGTGGAAACGCCTGCTAAAGCAGAGGTGGGGGTTCGCCAGCCAGAAAGCTTTGAAATTTCCTCGGTCGATTTGCTAACCTCGCAGGTAGATAAGGCGATCGCCAACGCGAATTTAGGTCAACTTAAAGCCAGAATTGGCTGTATCATCGAAGCATCCCCCGCCATGCAAAACTGGATCGCAGGTGGGAATCTGCAAACGACCTTAGAACGTCTCCTCGCCCTATCTAAGCGTTTGGAAACCTCTCCTGCCGTAGATGTCTGGCTATTTGCAGAAACCTTTCAACGCCTCCCGTCTGTAATTCCGGCGAACGTTGATAACTACGTGAAACAGCAGGTTTTACCCGTTTCTCGCACCCTGGCGCAACGCAACGCCGCCAACTACGCCCCCGTCATGGTTGATTTATTGCAAAAATACTTGCAAGAAGATAAGCGCAAGTATCCCAACTTTGCCATAGTCCTCGGTTCCGGCTTGTGTAGCGATGCCCAAAAAGCAGAATATGCCGTGAGAACTTCTTCTAAATATCCGGTATTCTGGCAATTTTTCGGCATTACCGACGAAACCAGCTTATCAGCGACTTCCTTTGAGTTTCTCCGGTCTTTAGATATTCTCTCCGGTCGGCGCGTGGATAATGCTAGTTTTGTAGAACTCAATAGCTTGAGTTTGACCTACGAAGACGAGTTTTACAATAAGCTGTTTATTGAGTTCCCCTACTGGTTGATTGAAGCCCAGGCGCAAGGCATTATTTAACAGATGGGTTTCGCCCCAGGTTTGACGGCGTGGATATACTCGCTACCCGAAGTTGGCCATCCGCGCTTATAAGCCGCTTCCTCTGGCTTTCCCCATCCCAGTTGCAGGACAATTTCTAGAAAGTCATGCTTTTCCCATTTCATTAGACTAGCCCATTCCGTGCGTTGAGCGATCGCGATCGCCTCCGCCATTTGAATCTGCTGATAATCCTTGCGCTGATTCAAGATTAAATAGAGATCCATCCCTTGGGTTGCTGTTTGCCAAAAGGCGATCGCGCTTTCCTTCGCAGCCTTTAAAATAGCCATATCGCCTTCTAAAGCAATCAACTGTTCGTCCACCACCGGAAACCGCAAAGACTTCTCCCCCAGGGTAATGGTACGCCACACCACCCCCGAAACCTGATGTTCTCGTTGATAGTGGTGAACCGTCGCCTTAAAGTCTTGATAGGCGCTAAATTTTTGTACGCCCTCAATCTGTAAAAATTGGTCAATTACAGGACTTCCAGAGGCTTTAGCCGCTAAATTTAAGCGCTGTCCCCGAATACAGGCACGACGTTCTTGATTCAAAATCGCAATTAAATCCTCGGTGCTGTAGAATTCCGTCATAGAACTCGCCACAGACTTTGGTTTTATCTTACAGCAGCTTTCTCCTAGATGGAGAAGAAGAGGGTGGAGAAGAAGGGAGTTGGGAATTGGGAGTTAGGGGTTGGGGAAGAAGAGGGTGGGGGGATGGGGGGAATGAAGGGAATTGGGAGTTGGGAGTTAGGAGTTGGGGAAGAAGGGAGTTGGGAGTTGTTCTAGATACTGACTCAGCACACCGCTACGTGGAAGCCAGCTACAGCACTTTCGACTTAGCTAGCACTAACTTTCCCACTTAGCCTACTGGTACGCACCAAACTAACGCAACAGCACTCAGCACTCTTGAAATCCCCCCAACCTCTTCTATACTCAGCACTCAGCACTTTCCACTCAGCACTAAAAACTCCCCCCACCCTCTTCTATACTCAGCACTCAGCACTCAGCACTCAGCACTTTCCACTCTAGTTGGGTGCTAATTCAGTATTAATCTCATTGAGGGGGCGAGGTTTTAACTCGACAGACTCGTTACGGGGGAGGAGATTAAAGACTTCTCGCATGACATCATCAACTTTTTCAAAGGCGACTTGACCTTTGTGATTGAAAACGACCTCTCTTTGAGAATTTAACACCAAAGTTTGGGGGACAACACCGTCATAGTAGTAATCTGGATTTGACGGATCGTTGGTTTTGGTGAGAGATAGGGTATCGACATTCACCGGGATAAAAATGGCAGCCCGTCCGTAAAAGGCTTGTAATTGAGAAACGACGATGGCGAATTGCTTGCAGTCGCGGCTGTCATCAAGATAGTACACCAGCAGGATCGGTTGCTCTCGTTTGAAGGCTTCGGGTAAGGTTAAGCGGGCGGGAACTAAACCCCCATTTCCCCCATATAGGGCGAAAATATTACCATCAAAGCGATCGTCATTGAGTCCGGCTAGGGCTGGTGGAGTCCCTAAGAGTTGTAGCCAACTGATGAGGGCGATCGCAACTAGTAAAACCAGAATTCGCAGGGAACGCAACCCAAACAAGGGATTAAAAGACAAATTCATATCTATTGGGGGCTGTTGAACCTCTAGATTTGCTCGATCTCTAGTTTGGCATTGAAGCGGGCCTGCAACACACGTAAACTTTTCTGAGCAAGATCCTGAAGACCTCTAGAATCAGGTGTATCAATTGAATGTCCGTAATCAATTGGGAATGGCGATCGCTTCTGTTGGCAAGACGCTACGATGATTGAGGGACTGCAAGTTTGTCGATACTGAACCGAATATTTAATCGATCGTCTAAGCCTGCTAGGTTGGGTCTTAAGGATTGTTCCGGCACCATGAATACTGATGAAATTCAAACTCTAGGCGCGTCTTTACGGCGCATTAGTCAAAAGTTACTCAAAAAAGACTCAGCCAGCCAAATCTTCCGAGTTTGGTACCAAGGAGGCGAACCCTACTTTGATATCTTCTTCGATCTTCATGGGGAGGACATCCTGTGGTTTCAGTTTACCCTGCGCGGTCAGTCCATTACCTGGGAAAAGAATAAACCCGGTTTGGAGACAGGCTTCACCCACGAAAACCAAATTGAAGCGGCTAAGTATCCCGCTAGCAAACTGATTGAAACCGAAAATCGGGCAGACTGCCAGTTTATCCAACTCGCCTGTGCTATTCTGCAAACTCGTACAGACGAAGCACCTTTTGTCAAAGCGATCGCCTTACTTGAAAATGAAATCCCTTGTACAGGTTAAATTGCTGGCCCCAAAACCCGAAAATCCCCGTCAATTAATGCTAAGACTGATTAGAGCTTTCGAGTTTGGTTATGAATAACCCCATTCAACACGGGATTCTTCTGGGCGATCGCTATCGGATTGTACGCGAATTAGGACATGGCGGTTTTGGTCGCACTTACCTCGCCGAAGATACCAACCGTTTTAACGAACCTTGCGTCCTTAAAGAATTTGCCCCCAAAGTCCAAGGAACCTATGCTTTGCAAAAAGGGCAAGAACTCTTTGAACGCGAGGCGGGGGTTCTCTACAAGCTGCAACACGCGCAAATTCCCCGCTTCCGGGAGTTGTTCCGCGCCAAGCTGGGAAATGAAAGCTATCTGTTTCTCGTCCAAGACTTTGTAGAGGGCAAAACCTACCGCGCCCTTCTCGACGCCCGCAAGCAGCAGGGCATGGTTTTTAACGAAAATGAGGTGCAACAGCTTTTAGTGCAACTGTTGCCCGTTTTATCCTACATTCACGCCCTAAATGTCATCCATCGGGATATCTCGCCAGATAACCTGATGTTGCGCCATGCCGATTTATTGCCCGTATTAATCGATTTTGGGGGCGTTAAACAGGTGGCGGCGACCGTTGAATCGCAATTTACCGAAGCGGCTGTCCATGCTTCGCCCACTGCAACCCGACTGGGTAAAGTGGGATATGCCCCAGACGAACAAATGCACATGGGGCTAGTGTATCCCCATAGCGACCTCTATGCCCTAGCCGTCACCGCGATCGTACTGCTGACAGGCAAAGAACCCCAACAACTCATTGACCCCTATACGCTGCGTTGGAATTGGCATAGCCAAGCGCAGATTAGCCCCAAACTTAGGGA from Desertifilum tharense IPPAS B-1220 includes:
- the egtB gene encoding ergothioneine biosynthesis protein EgtB translates to MRLASTPSCRDTLSRDFQQCRLGTLALYEGVDSTTFKQQIHPEFSPIGWHLGHIGFTESYWILERCAGESPLHPEYRQLFAVDGLPKAQRGKIPELAEVCDYLQTIRQRVLKYLETAPLDTQERLWQFILQHEVQHSETVAFVLQMIRLSSRPAVPPLKPTRTEATATEMVKIPAGGFEMGAQTSFALDNERPSHWVELDTYWIDRYPVTCGQYQDFMAKGGYQTRQWWSDAGWQWLQDHPVNQPLYWHPNLPQDRPACGISYYEAEAYANFVGKRLPTEAEWEKAARWDNQVQHSRTYPWGEEFPTNRHCNHNHAVGQTTPVNAYSGGESAYGVCDLLGNVWEWTATWFDGYEGFQSFPYLGYSQVYFDRQHRVLKGGSWATRPWGMRSSFRNWYHPGVRQILAGFRCVRDSLS
- the egtD gene encoding L-histidine N(alpha)-methyltransferase, giving the protein MQNRLTLEQFLNTQAISHAEGLEVIQGLTQNPKTLPPKYFYDSKGSHLFEQICQLPEYYPTRTETAILKQYASEIAQLTGPCELVELGSGSSTKTRILLDAYQKLEFPLRYIPIDVSAGMLEDTAQKLLTEYPSLQVHALASTYEVALTKLPPTKMPTRMLCFIGSTLGNLDLDECDRFFSQVTDTLTEGEYFLLGVDLQKPKEILEAAYNDAQGITAEFNLNLLNHLNRRFQANFDLSLFEHWAFYNEDARQIEMHLRSLKDQVIHLRELQIEATFAAGETLRTEISRKFELQQMQAYLQAKGLKTLKYWTDSRQWFGLILAQLQLVEKN
- a CDS encoding TerD family protein, which produces MGTQLVTGERFDLSQAAPDVKQVAVGLGWQVTQVGGQAYDIDASVFMIGADGKIPDERYFVFYNNLVSQDGSVRHLANRQSRTSDQQTITVDLTQVNPAIEEIIIVVTIHDAKEKRQNFSQVRDAYIRLYNPSNEVEIARYNLTDQFDKERALEFGKFYKRNGKWRFQAVGQGYNMGLQSFVDKYYVETPAKAEVGVRQPESFEISSVDLLTSQVDKAIANANLGQLKARIGCIIEASPAMQNWIAGGNLQTTLERLLALSKRLETSPAVDVWLFAETFQRLPSVIPANVDNYVKQQVLPVSRTLAQRNAANYAPVMVDLLQKYLQEDKRKYPNFAIVLGSGLCSDAQKAEYAVRTSSKYPVFWQFFGITDETSLSATSFEFLRSLDILSGRRVDNASFVELNSLSLTYEDEFYNKLFIEFPYWLIEAQAQGII
- a CDS encoding thylakoid membrane photosystem I accumulation factor, which produces MNLSFNPLFGLRSLRILVLLVAIALISWLQLLGTPPALAGLNDDRFDGNIFALYGGNGGLVPARLTLPEAFKREQPILLVYYLDDSRDCKQFAIVVSQLQAFYGRAAIFIPVNVDTLSLTKTNDPSNPDYYYDGVVPQTLVLNSQREVVFNHKGQVAFEKVDDVMREVFNLLPRNESVELKPRPLNEINTELAPN